From Salmo salar chromosome ssa04, Ssal_v3.1, whole genome shotgun sequence, one genomic window encodes:
- the LOC106602184 gene encoding zinc finger protein 3 homolog → MSTNGSFQAQLSSIMETLTTSAVAEITKLVDYSSALLFSEISRQQGENDALRKALHCMQIELGTESPKRVTSSVDISVEVQLCDEIQNNKAVGDQWFPGKQLVLSERHYGVDAAIEVGETSAAQNRCPDVKQIILQPDPKGGLSLEDDFQAMDESQSEAYHSSTAEPKEEDTSQGFSEELEMWVKSEPGSESDTVGFTPSVAENKMVDHLTGREMHACSYCNKRFNYRSQVIIHERVHTRERPFVCKQCGKGFSQINNLKKHQLCHRGGEGNHECGKAFCQAQSLKNHMVAAHGFGTRLDCETCGKTFHNKKALIAHSTSHSRAFGCELCGNAFGTKQTLKTHQFTHTGERPFICNYCGKSFAYLCNLKTHKRVHTGEKPFGCEWCGKCFTQKHCLEKHLCKD, encoded by the exons ATGTCTACAAACGGGTCTTTCCAGGCACAACTTTCTTCAATTATGGAGACGCTGACGACGTCTGCCGTTGCAGAGATTACAAAACTGGTCGATTACAGTTCTGCCCTTCTATTCTCGGAGATATCCCGACAACAGGGAGAGAACGACGCTCTTCGGAAGGCATTGCACTGTATGCAAATCGAGCTCGGGACCGAGAGCCCAAAGCGGGTCACCTCTTCTGTTGATATATCTGTAGAAGTTCAGCTTTGCGACGAGATCC AGAATAATAAAGCCGTGGGGGACCAGTGGTTTCCGGGCAAACAGTTGGTTCTGAGCGAGAGGCACTATGGAGTTGATGCTGCCATCGAAGTGGGAGAAACCAGTGCAGCGCAGAACAGA TGTCCTGACGTGAAACAGATCATTTTACAACCAGACCCTAAAG GTGGTCTGTCCCTAGAAGATGATTTCCAGGCCATGGACGAGAGTCAGTCAGAGGCGTACCACAGCTCCACAGCAGAGCCCAAGGAAGAAGACACCAGCCAAGGCTTCAGCGAGGAGCTGGAGATGTGGGTCAAGTCTGAGCCGGGGTCAGAGAGCGACACCGTCGGCTTCACCCCCAGTGTCGCAGAAAACAAGATGGTCGACCACCTCACGGGCAGGGAAATGCACGCCTGTTCATACTGCAACAAACGCTTCAACTACCGTAGCCAGGTGATAATCCACGAGCGGGTTCACACGAGGGAGAGGCCGTTCGTCTGCAAACAGTGCGGCAAGGGTTTCTCCCAGATTAACAACCTCAAGAAGCACCAGCTCTGtcacaggggaggggaggggaatcaCGAGTGTGGCAAGGCGTTCTGCCAAGCCCAGAGCCTGAAGAATCACATGGTGGCAGCTCACGGCTTCGGCACAAGGTTGGACTGCGAGACGTGCGGCAAGACGTTTCACAATAAGAAAGCTCTCATCGCACACTCCACCAGTCACAGCAGGGCTTTCGGCTGCGAGCTATGCGGGAATGCTTTCGGTACGAAACAAACTCTTAAGACCCACCAGTTTACTCACACGGGTGAGCGTCCATTCATCTGCAACTACTGCGGCAAGAGCTTTGCCTACCTCTGTAACCTTAAAACTCACAAGAGGGTTCACACTGGGGAGAAGCCCTTTGGCTGTGAGTGGTGTGGCAAGTGTTTCACTCAGAAACACTGCCTGGAGAAACACTTGTGTAAAGATTAA